A genomic stretch from Desulfotignum balticum DSM 7044 includes:
- a CDS encoding FecR family protein: protein MALLLTGPAKADPVSIGTIKTIKGDVFVVRDTTQTSLHIGDRLYSGDGLQTLTNSTAGIIFEDNTVLSLGPDTEININDYVFAPENGLFSMIIDMFQGTASYLSGIIGQQAPGAVKFHTPDATIGIRGTQFLVKVDQ from the coding sequence ATGGCATTACTGTTAACCGGCCCGGCAAAAGCGGATCCTGTGTCCATCGGAACCATAAAAACAATCAAAGGCGATGTGTTTGTCGTCCGGGACACGACACAAACATCCTTACATATCGGTGATCGGCTGTATTCCGGGGACGGGCTGCAAACTTTGACAAACAGTACCGCAGGTATCATTTTTGAAGACAATACCGTGTTATCCTTAGGCCCTGACACTGAAATCAATATCAATGATTATGTGTTTGCACCTGAAAACGGCCTGTTTTCCATGATCATTGACATGTTTCAGGGCACCGCTTCCTATCTTTCCGGCATTATCGGACAACAGGCCCCTGGTGCAGTCAAATTTCATACCCCGGATGCAACCATTGGTATTCGCGGGACCCAGTTTCTTGTAAAGGTGGACCAATGA
- a CDS encoding ABC transporter ATP-binding protein, whose product MDPLTPDTKIAVQNVTKIFQSKQGKKQGQEVVALKDLSLEVKDGEFLVIVGASGCGKTTLLNLVAGFDKSTDGQILLDGKPVTGITPECGMIFQQYALFPWKTVQENVEFGMKMKRMPRKDRKARGDRFIDIVGLKGFERSYPHHLSGGMKQRVSIARSLANDPKVMLLDEPFAALDAMTRQVLQEQLVRIYEKHRKTIIFITHSIDEALLLSSRIMVMTARPGRIAQEIINDLPYPRNAEVQLSSRYMELKRMIWDSVQAEVMKSMEVEAD is encoded by the coding sequence ATGGACCCGCTAACCCCGGATACCAAAATTGCCGTTCAAAATGTCACCAAAATTTTTCAAAGCAAACAAGGGAAAAAACAGGGCCAGGAAGTCGTGGCCCTTAAAGATTTGTCCCTGGAAGTCAAAGATGGTGAATTTCTGGTGATCGTAGGGGCATCGGGCTGTGGCAAGACCACGTTGCTCAACCTGGTGGCCGGGTTTGATAAATCCACGGACGGACAGATCCTGCTGGACGGCAAACCCGTGACCGGCATCACTCCGGAATGCGGTATGATTTTTCAGCAATATGCCCTGTTTCCCTGGAAAACCGTGCAGGAGAACGTGGAATTCGGCATGAAAATGAAGCGCATGCCCCGCAAGGACCGTAAAGCGCGGGGGGACCGGTTCATTGATATCGTGGGACTCAAGGGATTTGAAAGAAGTTATCCCCACCATCTGTCCGGAGGTATGAAACAGCGGGTATCCATTGCCCGGAGCCTGGCCAACGACCCCAAGGTGATGCTGCTGGACGAGCCGTTTGCAGCTCTGGATGCCATGACCCGCCAGGTACTCCAGGAGCAGCTGGTGCGTATCTATGAAAAACATCGCAAAACCATTATTTTCATCACCCACTCCATTGACGAAGCATTGCTGCTGTCTTCCCGGATTATGGTAATGACGGCCCGACCCGGCCGGATCGCCCAGGAGATCATCAATGATCTGCCTTATCCGCGCAACGCGGAAGTTCAGCTGTCCAGCCGCTACATGGAGCTCAAACGCATGATCTGGGACAGTGTCCAGGCCGAGGTGATGAAAAGCATGGAAGTGGAAGCGGATTAA
- a CDS encoding ABC transporter permease yields MEINTPSKSLAVSIASLVIFITTWELICRLGFIEPLFLPAPSQILSRAVKMIENGQLISHTLASTRRVMVGFFVSSMVAIPFGIFLGSSRFFMAVFDPIISLLRPLPSMSWIPLSLLWLGITETQKYSIVFMGSFAPSLLYIIEATKSIDPLLIRAARNLGASKLDVMKEVILPGSLPQIIAGLKVMLGIAWTCIISAELVAAREGLGFMIMNGKEYFQTDTVLLGMVMISITVMVIDVVFRKFERRLLPWTR; encoded by the coding sequence ATGGAAATCAACACCCCGTCCAAATCTCTGGCCGTCAGCATTGCATCCCTGGTGATATTCATCACAACCTGGGAATTGATCTGCCGGCTGGGATTCATCGAACCCCTGTTTCTGCCGGCCCCTTCCCAGATCCTGTCCCGGGCCGTTAAAATGATCGAGAACGGTCAGCTGATCTCCCATACCCTGGCTTCCACCCGCCGGGTCATGGTGGGATTTTTTGTCTCCAGCATGGTGGCCATTCCTTTCGGCATTTTTCTGGGGTCTTCCCGATTTTTCATGGCCGTGTTCGATCCGATCATTTCCCTTTTGCGGCCCCTGCCTTCCATGAGCTGGATTCCCTTGTCTCTGCTGTGGCTGGGGATCACGGAAACCCAGAAATACTCCATCGTGTTCATGGGGTCGTTTGCCCCGTCACTGCTGTATATCATCGAGGCTACCAAAAGCATTGATCCCTTGTTGATCCGGGCTGCCAGAAATCTGGGGGCTTCCAAACTGGATGTAATGAAAGAGGTGATTCTGCCCGGATCTTTGCCCCAGATCATTGCCGGGCTCAAGGTGATGCTGGGGATTGCCTGGACCTGTATCATATCCGCCGAGCTGGTGGCGGCCAGAGAAGGCTTAGGCTTCATGATCATGAACGGCAAGGAGTATTTTCAGACCGATACCGTGCTGCTGGGCATGGTGATGATCAGTATTACCGTGATGGTGATCGATGTGGTGTTCCGAAAATTTGAAAGGAGACTCCTGCCATGGACCCGCTAA
- a CDS encoding OmpA family protein — MNHKLFILICCVFFLTICACGTKSTVVLIPDPDGHVGKLEVSNQAGTQTLDQANQAVDIKNETTAPATPAILSQSKIRAVFSDALDARPMPPEKFILYFLPGSNLLTKESEALLPQIIQTILARRSDDIVISGHTDTVGSKEYNYGLSLERAKTMFDILVANGAVPDHIKVTSHGEGNLLVKTPDDVDEPQNRRVEVVIR, encoded by the coding sequence ATGAACCATAAACTTTTTATACTCATCTGTTGTGTTTTTTTTCTGACAATCTGTGCCTGCGGGACCAAAAGCACCGTGGTTTTGATTCCGGATCCGGACGGACATGTCGGAAAACTCGAAGTATCAAACCAGGCCGGAACCCAGACCCTGGATCAGGCCAATCAGGCAGTGGATATCAAAAATGAAACAACGGCTCCCGCCACCCCCGCAATACTGAGCCAAAGTAAGATCCGTGCCGTTTTTTCAGATGCACTGGATGCCAGACCCATGCCCCCGGAAAAATTTATTCTTTATTTTCTGCCGGGTTCAAATCTGCTGACCAAGGAATCTGAAGCACTTTTGCCTCAAATCATCCAGACCATCCTGGCGCGACGGTCAGATGATATTGTCATATCGGGTCATACCGACACGGTGGGCAGCAAAGAATACAATTACGGGCTCTCTTTGGAACGGGCAAAAACCATGTTTGATATTCTGGTTGCCAACGGCGCTGTCCCGGATCATATCAAGGTCACCTCCCATGGTGAGGGGAACCTGCTTGTCAAAACTCCGGATGACGTTGATGAACCCCAAAACCGGCGGGTGGAAGTGGTCATCAGATAA